A single window of Thalassomonas viridans DNA harbors:
- a CDS encoding alpha/beta fold hydrolase yields MPASIKLIQEADLHQAYRDKILPFWQQGKFGDFSGVDNIRINYAVFEQNKNPAQVQEKKLILVPGRSEGYLKYQELSYDLFQAGYSVYIIDHRGQGISQRLLPQPHKGYVKSFDHYSQDLHQFIDTIVKADRRSKNYLLAHSMGAAISARYLQQYDNPVTAAVFSSPMIAINSGIIPDWLAAVLIKAGNALNLRLGNSPWYFLGQGDARQKAFQGNPLMHSQVRYQKFTELYQNTEEIQLGGVTFHWLAEAIKTRKAIFSQLHKLKTPVTVLQAGADIIVDNRAQDEFCSRLHRLFPASCPGGEAIKIHQARHELFFEKDEFRNRALSQAINWFESH; encoded by the coding sequence ATGCCAGCAAGCATTAAACTGATACAAGAAGCGGATCTACACCAGGCATACCGGGATAAGATCCTCCCGTTCTGGCAACAAGGCAAATTCGGTGACTTTAGCGGCGTTGATAATATCCGCATCAATTATGCCGTCTTCGAGCAAAACAAAAACCCGGCACAGGTACAAGAGAAAAAGCTGATCCTGGTTCCCGGGCGCTCGGAAGGCTATTTAAAATACCAGGAACTGAGTTATGATCTGTTTCAGGCCGGTTACAGCGTTTATATTATCGACCACAGGGGCCAGGGCATTTCCCAGCGGCTGTTGCCCCAGCCCCATAAGGGTTATGTCAAATCCTTCGATCATTACAGCCAGGACTTGCACCAGTTTATCGATACCATAGTCAAAGCCGACCGCCGGTCAAAAAACTATCTGCTGGCCCATTCCATGGGAGCGGCGATCTCTGCCCGCTACCTGCAGCAATATGATAACCCGGTAACCGCCGCGGTTTTTTCCTCCCCCATGATCGCCATTAACAGCGGCATCATTCCCGACTGGCTGGCCGCTGTCCTGATCAAAGCAGGCAATGCCCTCAACCTGAGGCTGGGCAACAGTCCCTGGTATTTTCTTGGCCAGGGGGACGCCAGACAAAAGGCATTCCAGGGCAACCCCCTGATGCACTCTCAGGTACGCTACCAAAAATTTACCGAGTTATATCAAAACACAGAGGAAATTCAGCTTGGCGGGGTAACCTTTCACTGGCTGGCCGAAGCCATCAAAACCCGAAAAGCAATTTTCAGCCAGTTGCACAAACTAAAGACGCCGGTAACCGTATTGCAGGCCGGGGCGGATATTATCGTAGATAACCGGGCCCAGGATGAATTTTGCTCGCGCCTGCATCGGCTGTTTCCCGCTTCCTGTCCCGGGGGGGAAGCAATAAAAATCCACCAGGCCCGCCATGAACTTTTCTTTGAAAAAGATGAATTTCGCAACCGGGCGCTTTCACAGGCAATCAACTGGTTTGAAAGCCATTAA
- a CDS encoding cation diffusion facilitator family transporter: MNTGVEEAGKYAFWVRLAAVASTGTAILLVIIKLYAWFATDASAMLASATDSMLDLFASMMNIIILRFALAPADKEHKFGHGKAESLAGLVQAAFVLGSALLLLFNGVGRLLNPQPVLNAGIGIWVTLITIALTLLLVAFQHYVIRLTRSVVISADALHYKSDLLLNLGVLAALFLSQGIWLLADGLFTIGVGCYLMWGAGKIIWISIHHLMDHELEDEELDKIKAIVLNHKGALGMHELRTRQAGNKRFIQFHLELDDDLSLLQAHGIGEEIETEIKKALSPCEVFIHHDPSSVVRAELAGEEANID; the protein is encoded by the coding sequence ATGAATACAGGCGTTGAAGAAGCCGGCAAATATGCTTTCTGGGTGCGCCTCGCGGCTGTCGCCTCTACCGGAACCGCTATCTTGCTGGTGATCATCAAGCTTTATGCCTGGTTTGCCACCGATGCCAGTGCCATGTTGGCTTCGGCAACAGATTCCATGCTGGATCTTTTTGCCTCCATGATGAATATCATTATCCTCAGGTTTGCCCTGGCCCCCGCCGATAAAGAGCATAAATTCGGCCACGGCAAGGCGGAAAGCCTGGCGGGCTTAGTGCAGGCCGCCTTTGTGCTGGGTTCGGCATTGCTGTTGTTATTTAACGGTGTCGGCCGCCTGCTGAATCCCCAGCCCGTACTTAATGCCGGCATAGGCATCTGGGTTACCCTGATCACTATCGCCCTGACCTTGCTGCTGGTGGCTTTCCAGCATTATGTGATCCGCCTGACCCGCTCTGTGGTGATCAGCGCCGATGCCCTGCATTATAAATCGGATTTGCTGCTTAACCTCGGTGTGCTGGCGGCGCTTTTCTTAAGCCAGGGGATCTGGTTGCTGGCAGACGGCCTCTTCACCATAGGGGTGGGTTGTTACCTGATGTGGGGGGCGGGAAAAATCATCTGGATCAGTATACATCACCTGATGGATCATGAACTCGAAGACGAAGAGCTGGACAAGATCAAAGCCATAGTCCTCAACCATAAAGGCGCCCTGGGCATGCACGAATTGCGTACCCGCCAGGCGGGCAATAAACGTTTTATCCAGTTTCACCTTGAACTTGACGATGATCTCTCCCTGCTGCAGGCCCACGGCATAGGGGAGGAAATCGAAACCGAGATTAAAAAAGCCTTATCCCCCTGTGAGGTCTTTATCCACCATGATCCCAGTTCAGTGGTGCGGGCAGAGCTGGCGGGGGAAGAAGCTAATATTGATTAA
- the trmL gene encoding tRNA (uridine(34)/cytosine(34)/5-carboxymethylaminomethyluridine(34)-2'-O)-methyltransferase TrmL: protein MLDVVLFQPQIPPNTGNIIRLCANSGFRLHLIEPLGFSVDDKRLRRAGLDYHEFAAIKKYASFGDFVESQQPKRILAITTKANRYHHEVEFTRGDYLLFGSETSGLPEDVRAQIPDQDKIRIPMLKDSRSMNLSNAAAVIVYEAWRQLGFPNAV, encoded by the coding sequence ATGTTAGACGTGGTTCTTTTTCAACCTCAGATCCCGCCAAATACCGGGAATATCATCCGCCTTTGCGCTAACTCAGGTTTTCGCCTGCATCTGATTGAACCCCTTGGCTTTTCCGTGGATGATAAACGGTTACGCCGCGCCGGCCTGGATTACCATGAATTTGCCGCGATCAAGAAATATGCGAGCTTCGGTGACTTTGTCGAAAGCCAGCAACCCAAACGTATTTTGGCCATTACCACTAAGGCCAACAGATACCATCACGAGGTGGAGTTTACCCGGGGCGATTATTTATTGTTTGGTTCGGAAACCTCGGGATTGCCGGAAGATGTCAGGGCGCAGATCCCGGATCAGGACAAGATCCGCATTCCCATGTTAAAAGACAGCCGCAGCATGAACCTTTCCAATGCTGCCGCCGTGATAGTGTATGAAGCCTGGCGCCAGCTGGGATTCCCCAACGCGGTATAA
- the gpsA gene encoding NAD(P)H-dependent glycerol-3-phosphate dehydrogenase yields the protein MSVEQAKIVVLGAGSYGTALAICLARNGHQTLLWGRDSGHVAQMAASRENRRYLPDVTFPPALQLESDLAKAVGASDNILVVVPSHAFGDMLTQIKPYLSGQSKVAWATKGLEPETGRLLQDVAREALGQDVSLAVLSGPTFAKEMAAGLPTAISMSSTDAEFVTELSDLLHCQKHFRVYLNNDFIGVQLGGAVKNVIAIGAGMADGIGFGANARTALITRGLAEMTRLGAALGADANTFMGMAGLGDLVLTCTDNQSRNRRFGLALGQGKEVEQAMKDIGQVVEGYRNTKEVYLLARRMGVEMPIVEQVYQVLYQGKNAKLAASDLLSRQPKVE from the coding sequence ATGAGTGTAGAGCAGGCAAAAATTGTTGTCCTGGGGGCCGGATCTTATGGTACGGCGCTGGCGATCTGTCTGGCCCGCAACGGCCACCAAACCTTGCTATGGGGCCGGGACAGCGGGCATGTGGCGCAAATGGCGGCCAGCCGGGAAAACCGGCGCTACCTGCCGGATGTTACTTTCCCGCCGGCGCTGCAGCTGGAAAGCGATCTGGCCAAAGCCGTCGGCGCCAGCGACAATATCCTGGTGGTAGTGCCTAGCCACGCCTTCGGCGACATGCTTACTCAGATCAAGCCTTATTTGTCCGGGCAGAGCAAGGTGGCCTGGGCCACTAAAGGCCTGGAGCCGGAAACCGGCCGTTTGCTGCAGGACGTGGCGCGCGAAGCCCTGGGGCAGGATGTTTCCCTGGCGGTGCTGTCCGGTCCGACTTTCGCTAAAGAAATGGCGGCGGGGCTGCCGACGGCGATTTCCATGTCATCCACAGATGCCGAATTTGTCACTGAACTTTCGGATTTGCTCCATTGCCAGAAGCACTTCAGGGTGTACCTGAACAATGACTTTATCGGCGTGCAGCTTGGCGGCGCGGTAAAAAACGTTATTGCCATCGGCGCCGGCATGGCGGACGGCATAGGTTTCGGGGCCAACGCCCGCACGGCTTTGATCACCCGGGGCCTGGCGGAAATGACGCGTCTCGGGGCTGCCCTGGGGGCGGATGCCAATACCTTTATGGGTATGGCGGGACTGGGAGATCTGGTGCTCACCTGCACGGACAACCAGTCGCGCAACCGCCGCTTCGGCCTGGCATTAGGCCAGGGTAAAGAAGTGGAGCAGGCGATGAAAGACATCGGCCAGGTGGTGGAAGGTTACCGCAATACCAAAGAAGTGTATCTGCTGGCCCGGCGTATGGGGGTGGAAATGCCCATCGTCGAGCAGGTTTACCAGGTGCTCTATCAGGGCAAAAATGCCAAACTTGCCGCTTCTGATCTCCTGTCACGCCAGCCTAAGGTTGAATAA
- the secB gene encoding protein-export chaperone SecB, translating to MADEIQNGSETGAEQAAPQFAIQRVYTKDVSFETPNSPAIFQKEWKPEIKLDLDTRSAKLADDTYEVVLALTVTATVEGQTAFLAEVQQAGIFTIGNLPEPQLAHTIGAFCPTTLFPYAREAVSSLVNRGSFPQLNLAPVNFDALFASYVQKRAAEAEAAAPAGTETH from the coding sequence ATGGCTGACGAAATTCAAAACGGCTCAGAAACCGGTGCGGAACAAGCGGCGCCGCAATTTGCGATCCAACGCGTATATACCAAAGATGTTTCTTTCGAAACCCCTAATTCTCCGGCGATCTTCCAGAAAGAATGGAAACCGGAAATCAAGCTGGATCTGGACACACGTTCGGCCAAGTTGGCGGATGATACCTATGAAGTGGTACTGGCCCTGACGGTTACTGCCACGGTTGAAGGGCAAACCGCCTTTTTGGCCGAAGTACAGCAAGCGGGTATCTTTACCATAGGCAACTTGCCTGAACCTCAGCTGGCCCATACCATAGGCGCCTTCTGTCCGACCACTTTATTCCCGTATGCCCGTGAAGCCGTCTCCAGCCTGGTTAACCGCGGTTCTTTCCCGCAGCTGAACCTGGCACCGGTTAACTTCGACGCCTTATTCGCTTCTTACGTACAAAAACGTGCCGCCGAAGCCGAAGCCGCAGCACCGGCCGGCACAGAAACTCACTAA
- the grxC gene encoding glutaredoxin 3 has product MVAVDIYTKEYCPYCVRAKALLTQKEVSFREIKIDENPALRPEMIARSKGGTTVPQIFINDTHVGGCDDLMALEASNNLDSLLKA; this is encoded by the coding sequence GTGGTAGCAGTAGATATTTATACTAAAGAGTATTGTCCTTATTGTGTCAGGGCCAAGGCCTTGCTGACGCAAAAAGAAGTCAGCTTCAGGGAAATCAAGATCGACGAAAATCCGGCATTAAGACCCGAGATGATCGCACGCAGCAAGGGCGGCACTACGGTGCCACAGATTTTTATCAATGATACCCATGTCGGCGGTTGTGACGATTTAATGGCTTTGGAAGCCAGCAATAACTTAGACAGCCTGCTAAAGGCATAA
- a CDS encoding rhodanese-like domain-containing protein, translated as MEQLITFAGNHPMLSMIWLILVILLIGTSIKMKLSPIKAISPQELTFLVNREEGVVLDIRPEKEFKTSHILDATHISSEKINNNDFVSLEKHKDKPIIVVCAAGMTAGKVANQLLKAGFSKVSLLKGGMGAWTGAGLPVAKRK; from the coding sequence ATGGAACAACTTATCACCTTTGCCGGTAATCATCCCATGTTAAGCATGATATGGCTGATACTGGTGATTTTGCTGATCGGTACCAGCATTAAAATGAAACTGTCGCCGATCAAAGCCATCAGCCCACAGGAGCTGACTTTTCTGGTAAACCGGGAAGAGGGTGTCGTGCTGGATATCCGCCCGGAAAAAGAGTTTAAAACCAGCCATATCCTGGATGCGACCCATATTTCAAGCGAAAAAATTAACAATAATGATTTTGTCAGCCTTGAAAAGCATAAAGATAAACCCATTATTGTGGTATGTGCTGCTGGTATGACCGCGGGAAAAGTGGCGAATCAGCTGTTAAAAGCCGGCTTTTCCAAAGTCAGTTTACTCAAAGGCGGCATGGGAGCCTGGACAGGTGCCGGTTTGCCGGTTGCCAAACGTAAGTAG
- the gpmI gene encoding 2,3-bisphosphoglycerate-independent phosphoglycerate mutase, with protein MANKKTMVLIILDGWGYREDATSNAIYHASTPVLDELKANYPNMLINTSGMAVGLPEGQMGNSEVGHVNLGAGRTVYQDFTRITKAIADREFQQNPALCRAVDLATEQDKAVHIFGLLSPGGVHSHEDHILAMIELAHARGARKIYLHAFLDGRDTPPRSAKSSLVKVRKKFDEYGCGQIASVSGRYYAMDRDQRWERVEAAYNLAVCGEAEYQYNDALSALEAAYGRDENDEFVSPSVILGPQGQAVEVNNGDALLFMNFRADRARQFTRCFTDTGFSGFKRKKIPAVADFVMLTEYAADIDTSCAFPALELENVLGEWLAKHGKTQLRISETEKYAHVSFFFSGGKEAVFDGEQRILVPSPQVATYDMQPEMNSGLLTDKLVAAIESGEFDFIVCNYPNGDMVGHTGKFEAAVKACEAVDQAIGRVVSALQKAGGECLITADHGNAEQMVNSETGQAHTAHTCEPVPLIYVGREATPAREGTLSDISPTLLHLMGLEQPAEMTGSVLMTLDN; from the coding sequence ATGGCTAACAAAAAAACGATGGTACTTATAATTTTAGACGGTTGGGGTTATCGTGAAGATGCCACCTCTAATGCGATTTATCATGCCAGCACCCCGGTACTCGACGAGCTGAAAGCCAATTACCCCAATATGCTGATCAATACCTCAGGCATGGCGGTCGGCTTGCCCGAGGGACAAATGGGCAATTCCGAGGTGGGCCATGTCAATTTAGGGGCGGGACGCACGGTTTACCAGGACTTCACCCGCATCACCAAAGCGATAGCAGATCGGGAATTCCAGCAAAACCCGGCCCTGTGCCGGGCGGTGGATTTAGCCACAGAGCAGGACAAGGCGGTGCATATCTTCGGTTTGCTCTCCCCCGGCGGCGTCCATAGCCATGAAGATCATATCCTGGCCATGATAGAGCTCGCCCATGCAAGAGGCGCCAGGAAAATCTACCTGCACGCCTTCCTCGACGGCCGGGACACCCCGCCGCGCAGCGCAAAAAGCTCACTGGTTAAGGTCCGGAAAAAGTTCGACGAATACGGCTGCGGCCAGATAGCCTCTGTCAGCGGCCGCTATTATGCCATGGACAGGGACCAGCGCTGGGAGCGGGTGGAAGCCGCCTATAACCTGGCGGTGTGCGGCGAAGCCGAATACCAATATAATGATGCGCTATCCGCCCTGGAAGCAGCCTACGGCAGGGACGAAAACGATGAATTCGTCTCCCCCAGCGTTATTCTCGGCCCTCAGGGGCAGGCGGTTGAAGTGAACAACGGCGATGCCCTGCTCTTTATGAATTTCCGCGCAGACCGTGCGCGCCAGTTTACCCGCTGCTTCACCGATACCGGTTTCAGCGGCTTTAAGCGTAAAAAAATCCCCGCCGTCGCCGATTTTGTCATGCTGACCGAATATGCCGCCGATATCGACACCAGCTGCGCCTTCCCGGCGCTTGAACTGGAAAACGTGCTCGGGGAATGGCTGGCAAAACACGGCAAAACCCAGCTGCGTATCTCAGAAACGGAAAAGTATGCCCATGTTTCGTTTTTCTTCAGCGGCGGCAAAGAGGCGGTTTTTGACGGCGAACAGCGTATTTTAGTGCCCTCTCCCCAGGTGGCTACCTATGATATGCAGCCGGAAATGAATTCAGGACTGCTTACCGACAAGCTGGTGGCGGCAATAGAAAGCGGCGAATTCGATTTTATCGTCTGTAATTACCCCAATGGCGACATGGTGGGACATACCGGAAAATTCGAGGCGGCGGTAAAGGCCTGCGAAGCCGTTGACCAGGCCATAGGCCGGGTGGTCAGCGCCCTGCAAAAAGCCGGCGGCGAGTGCCTGATCACCGCAGATCACGGCAATGCCGAACAAATGGTTAACAGCGAAACCGGCCAGGCCCATACCGCCCATACCTGCGAGCCTGTGCCTTTGATCTATGTCGGCCGCGAGGCGACGCCGGCCCGGGAAGGCACCTTAAGTGACATCTCCCCGACCTTATTGCACCTGATGGGGCTGGAGCAGCCGGCTGAGATGACAGGCTCTGTGTTGATGACCCTGGATAACTAA
- a CDS encoding murein hydrolase activator EnvC family protein produces the protein MPYALPLIVALVAYTLSGTLLMAAENGGEQDPNQQLSQIQQAIAEQKSAIEAKNKERARLEQQLKQDDLAVAGIARAINDTAKDYQQTQKKLNELAKQKTELTRQKARQEELLAHQLRTVYSTGHHDYLKLLLNQEQTTKVQRTLSYYQYINDARIQEIERFQSTLSSLLQITTEHQEHSNKLLALQQTQKQQQLTLQENKQKRKQTLTALKSQLLSNQQQLAKLEAEEANLVQALKELEKLVKAETSLNGLGQLKRKLSWPVKGKILHSFGSKKQGYLKWKGVLLSAPIGRQVQTIHNGTVLFSDWLKGYGLVTVVDHGNGYMSLYGHNQTLLKNVGDRVETGEVIALVGQSGGQNSPGLYFEVRHRGQAKNPKLWCR, from the coding sequence ATGCCTTACGCTTTGCCCTTGATTGTTGCCCTGGTAGCGTACACCTTATCGGGTACGCTGCTGATGGCGGCGGAAAATGGCGGGGAGCAGGATCCCAACCAACAGCTATCACAGATCCAGCAGGCCATTGCCGAGCAAAAATCGGCGATCGAAGCAAAAAACAAAGAACGGGCCCGGCTGGAACAACAACTGAAACAGGACGATCTGGCGGTAGCCGGAATTGCCCGGGCCATCAATGATACCGCCAAAGATTACCAGCAGACGCAAAAAAAGCTCAATGAGCTGGCCAAACAAAAGACCGAACTCACCCGGCAAAAAGCCCGCCAGGAAGAATTGCTGGCTCACCAGCTGAGAACCGTCTATTCCACCGGCCATCACGATTACCTGAAACTGCTGTTAAACCAGGAACAAACCACCAAAGTACAAAGGACCCTGAGTTATTACCAGTATATTAACGATGCCAGGATCCAGGAAATCGAACGTTTCCAGTCCACCCTCAGCAGCCTGCTGCAGATAACTACGGAACATCAGGAACACAGCAATAAACTGCTGGCGCTACAGCAAACCCAGAAGCAGCAGCAGCTCACCCTGCAGGAAAACAAGCAAAAACGCAAACAAACCCTGACGGCCCTGAAGTCGCAATTGCTCAGCAACCAACAGCAGCTGGCCAAGCTTGAAGCGGAAGAAGCCAACCTGGTACAGGCACTAAAAGAGCTGGAAAAACTGGTGAAGGCGGAAACCAGCTTAAACGGCCTGGGACAATTAAAGCGTAAGTTATCCTGGCCGGTGAAAGGAAAAATACTGCATAGCTTTGGCAGTAAAAAACAAGGCTACCTGAAATGGAAAGGCGTTTTATTGTCTGCCCCTATTGGCCGCCAGGTTCAAACCATACATAATGGTACCGTGCTGTTTTCCGACTGGCTCAAAGGATATGGCCTGGTAACCGTGGTAGATCACGGCAATGGCTACATGAGTTTATACGGACACAACCAGACGCTGTTAAAAAACGTCGGCGACAGGGTGGAAACCGGCGAAGTCATCGCCCTGGTGGGACAAAGCGGCGGCCAGAACAGTCCCGGCCTGTATTTTGAAGTACGCCACCGGGGCCAGGCAAAAAACCCTAAACTCTGGTGCCGTTAA
- a CDS encoding divergent polysaccharide deacetylase family protein, with protein sequence MILRFCFLSLFFFAASTAAENRIAIVIDDIGYRQTDSLALDLPGDITYSILPQTPYGKTLALQAYRQNKEILLHIPMESENGKRLGPGALTRKMSEEKIRASLKRSFEEIPFAIGINNHMGSLLTQLYRPMSWIMAFLKERDLLFLDSLTTEYSRGREIARDFDVPALNRHVFLDNQLSDDYIASQFQELIMRAKTYQSAIAIAHPHPETITALTNLLPTLAEHNISLVPLSALLPQQYSARAKVKSGKAAKAD encoded by the coding sequence ATGATTTTGCGCTTTTGTTTTTTATCTCTGTTCTTTTTTGCGGCTTCAACCGCCGCCGAAAACCGCATTGCCATAGTGATCGACGATATCGGCTACCGGCAAACCGACAGCCTGGCCCTGGACTTGCCCGGGGATATTACCTATTCCATCCTGCCCCAGACCCCTTACGGCAAAACTTTAGCCCTGCAGGCCTACCGGCAAAATAAAGAGATCCTGCTGCATATTCCGATGGAATCGGAAAATGGCAAGCGCCTGGGGCCCGGCGCCCTGACCCGTAAAATGAGTGAAGAAAAAATCCGCGCCAGCCTCAAGCGCTCTTTCGAAGAAATTCCCTTTGCCATAGGCATCAATAACCATATGGGCAGTTTATTGACCCAGTTATACCGCCCTATGTCCTGGATCATGGCTTTTCTTAAGGAGCGTGATCTGCTTTTCCTCGACAGCCTGACCACGGAATACAGCCGCGGGCGGGAAATTGCCCGCGACTTTGACGTACCGGCCCTTAACCGCCATGTTTTTCTGGACAACCAGTTATCCGACGACTATATCGCCAGCCAGTTCCAGGAGCTGATAATGCGGGCCAAAACCTATCAAAGCGCGATTGCCATCGCCCATCCCCATCCGGAAACCATTACCGCCCTCACCAATTTACTGCCGACCCTGGCAGAGCATAATATCAGCCTGGTGCCGCTGTCGGCCTTGTTGCCGCAGCAATACAGCGCCAGAGCCAAGGTAAAAAGCGGCAAGGCAGCCAAAGCCGACTGA
- a CDS encoding S1 family peptidase yields the protein MEYTDHYSLHKVLTGEEIVMLKRFCCLFLTVMLVSPPALANLAETLKKIKPSVVGIGVFTPTGRPQNDLRGTGFVIGNGQYVVTNFHVLPAELDKSLKQSIVVFSGSGKNPQTLRAKVVARSEYYDLAVLKTDGPALPAMTLAGERYQSEGSYVAFTGFPIGAVLGLYPVTHRGIIASITPSVVPVVDAGQLNVKMLKRMRDPYLVYQLDATAYPGNSGSALYDIESGEVIGIINKVFVQQTKEAVISNPSGITYAIPVRHLRDLLARHNIAF from the coding sequence ATGGAGTACACTGACCACTATAGCCTGCATAAGGTGTTAACTGGGGAAGAAATAGTGATGTTGAAACGTTTTTGTTGTTTATTTTTGACCGTGATGCTGGTTTCGCCGCCGGCGCTGGCAAATCTGGCCGAGACCCTGAAGAAAATCAAACCTTCCGTGGTGGGCATAGGGGTTTTTACCCCCACCGGACGGCCGCAGAACGATTTGCGGGGCACGGGCTTTGTTATCGGTAACGGTCAGTATGTGGTGACTAACTTTCATGTGCTTCCTGCCGAGCTGGATAAATCCCTGAAACAAAGCATAGTGGTCTTCAGCGGTTCGGGTAAAAATCCGCAGACCTTAAGGGCGAAAGTGGTTGCCCGCTCCGAGTATTACGATCTGGCGGTATTAAAGACGGACGGTCCTGCGCTGCCGGCAATGACGCTGGCCGGCGAGCGCTATCAGAGTGAAGGCAGTTATGTTGCCTTTACCGGTTTTCCCATAGGTGCGGTACTCGGCCTGTATCCGGTTACCCACAGGGGCATTATCGCCAGCATCACCCCGAGCGTGGTGCCGGTGGTCGATGCCGGCCAGTTGAACGTTAAAATGCTAAAAAGAATGCGCGATCCTTACCTGGTGTACCAGCTGGATGCCACCGCCTATCCCGGCAACAGCGGCAGTGCCCTGTATGATATCGAAAGTGGTGAAGTGATCGGCATTATCAACAAGGTTTTTGTCCAGCAGACCAAAGAGGCGGTGATCAGCAATCCCAGCGGCATTACCTACGCCATCCCCGTCAGGCACTTAAGGGATTTGTTAGCCCGACATAATATCGCCTTTTAA
- a CDS encoding patatin-like phospholipase family protein, with protein MASRIIPILAGGGTRLPAHIGIIKALEDLHIEFDHLVGVSGGSIIASLYASGLDIEQIKEIALNTDYSQFRGFSLIKLIRNGGLSSGDAFEYWVDEHLQGKTFDQLDKNLHIVATDVKRGKPVIFDAEHTPKMKVSLAVRFSMSIPLVFSFKTFGKHLMVDGSILSEDALHRDWDQCGTPVLCFRLRGEHEYDELNTQGLFPIFNYVTLLIRTFMTTISREYINDAFWHNTIIINTGECSAVDFKMTNSQKYNLFKIGYDTAMEIIPIKTNTNSLTPAMFSPKSNSN; from the coding sequence ATGGCAAGCAGAATTATACCTATCCTTGCGGGCGGCGGCACCCGCTTACCGGCCCATATAGGCATCATTAAAGCACTGGAAGATTTACACATAGAATTTGATCACCTGGTGGGGGTTTCCGGCGGCAGTATTATCGCCAGCCTGTATGCTTCAGGACTGGACATAGAGCAAATCAAAGAAATCGCCCTGAATACCGATTACAGCCAGTTCCGGGGCTTTTCCCTGATCAAGCTGATCCGCAACGGCGGCCTGAGCTCCGGCGACGCCTTTGAATATTGGGTGGATGAACACCTGCAGGGGAAAACCTTTGATCAGCTGGATAAAAACCTGCATATAGTCGCCACGGATGTTAAGCGCGGCAAGCCGGTGATCTTCGATGCCGAGCATACCCCGAAAATGAAGGTTTCACTTGCGGTACGCTTTTCCATGTCGATTCCCCTGGTTTTCAGTTTCAAAACCTTCGGCAAACACCTGATGGTGGACGGCAGCATCCTGTCTGAGGATGCCCTGCACAGGGACTGGGACCAGTGCGGCACCCCGGTACTCTGCTTTCGCCTGCGGGGAGAACATGAATATGACGAACTCAACACCCAGGGGCTCTTCCCGATATTTAACTATGTCACTTTATTGATCCGCACTTTTATGACCACCATTTCCCGGGAATATATCAACGATGCCTTCTGGCACAATACCATCATTATCAATACCGGCGAATGCTCGGCCGTGGACTTTAAAATGACCAATAGCCAGAAATACAACCTGTTTAAAATAGGTTATGATACCGCAATGGAAATTATCCCCATTAAAACAAACACAAACAGCCTGACACCTGCCATGTTTTCCCCTAAATCAAACTCGAATTAA